From Woronichinia naegeliana WA131, the proteins below share one genomic window:
- a CDS encoding transposase, with amino-acid sequence MKISKEEKSKLGGKIMMVVEAFTQRPVTLWYTENDKSNDKIWCEELAAKLPENGLILVDMGFFSFVWFDLLTEAKKFFLTRFRAGTSYKTKQVLSQGSHYRDEIIIMGNYRSNPCKHPVRLVSVLWGTIWYQYLTNVLSPEQLSAEEVCDLYRRRWTIEEAFLLTGECEVLCQTF; translated from the coding sequence ATGAAAATAAGTAAAGAAGAAAAGAGTAAATTGGGGGGTAAAATAATGATGGTAGTGGAAGCCTTTACCCAAAGACCCGTTACTTTATGGTACACAGAAAATGATAAATCAAATGATAAAATATGGTGTGAAGAATTGGCAGCTAAATTACCAGAAAATGGTTTAATTCTCGTAGATATGGGATTTTTTAGCTTTGTGTGGTTTGATTTGTTAACAGAAGCTAAAAAGTTTTTTCTAACCAGATTTAGAGCGGGTACATCTTACAAAACCAAACAAGTATTGTCTCAAGGTAGTCATTACAGAGATGAGATTATCATTATGGGAAATTACCGTTCTAATCCTTGCAAGCATCCGGTGAGATTAGTCTCAGTATTATGGGGAACAATCTGGTATCAGTATTTAACAAATGTGTTGTCTCCCGAACAACTGTCCGCCGAAGAGGTCTGTGATTTATATCGAAGACGATGGACAATCGAAGAAGCCTTTTTATTAACTGGAGAGTGCGAAGTTCTCTGTCAGACATTTTGA
- a CDS encoding cytochrome c oxidase subunit II: MKIPSNVITLLIGIVITLISLWYGQNHGLMPVAASTDAQSIDGIFNFMMTIATGLFLLVEGVLIYCVIRFRRRKGDQTDGPPVEGNVPLEILWTAIPTIVVFILAVYSFEVYNSLGGLDPVISADNAPDKMAMNHSGHSHNHMLAMAPQSRVALGIGDSVDENGVKPLVVDVKGIQYAWIFTYPETGIISGELHAPVDRPVQLNISAGDVIHAVWIPQLRLKQDAIPGRDSTLVFKSNLIGEYPIICAELCGSYHGGMKSMFYSQSQEDFDAWVQANAPEVSPASEPVALNVQDLSNGEYLAPYAQEMGIDQSHLAQLKPSHHSMI, from the coding sequence GTGAAAATTCCCTCCAACGTCATCACGCTTCTTATCGGCATCGTCATTACCCTGATTAGCCTGTGGTATGGCCAAAATCATGGGCTAATGCCTGTAGCTGCCTCTACGGATGCCCAGTCAATTGACGGTATTTTTAACTTTATGATGACCATCGCCACTGGCTTATTTTTGTTAGTGGAAGGAGTCCTCATTTACTGTGTGATTCGTTTTCGGCGACGTAAGGGCGATCAAACCGATGGCCCTCCGGTTGAAGGTAACGTTCCCCTCGAAATTCTCTGGACAGCCATTCCCACCATTGTTGTATTTATTCTGGCTGTCTATAGTTTTGAAGTCTATAACAGTCTAGGCGGTCTTGATCCGGTTATTTCAGCCGATAACGCCCCCGACAAAATGGCCATGAATCATTCCGGTCATTCCCATAACCATATGTTGGCCATGGCCCCTCAGTCACGGGTCGCCCTGGGCATTGGAGATAGCGTAGATGAAAATGGAGTCAAACCTTTGGTAGTGGATGTCAAAGGGATTCAGTATGCTTGGATTTTCACTTATCCCGAAACGGGCATTATCTCTGGAGAACTTCATGCTCCCGTTGATCGACCTGTGCAATTGAATATTAGTGCAGGGGATGTGATCCATGCGGTTTGGATTCCCCAACTACGCCTCAAACAGGATGCCATTCCAGGACGCGATTCTACTCTCGTTTTTAAAAGCAATCTCATTGGCGAATATCCGATTATCTGTGCTGAACTCTGTGGTTCCTATCATGGCGGCATGAAATCAATGTTCTATTCCCAAAGCCAAGAAGATTTTGATGCTTGGGTACAGGCCAATGCCCCAGAAGTTAGCCCCGCGAGTGAACCTGTCGCCTTAAATGTTCAGGATTTGAGTAATGGTGAATATTTGGCTCCCTACGCTCAGGAAATGGGCATTGATCAGAGTCATTTAGCTCAACTTAAACCCAGTCATCACAGCATGATCTAA
- the ctaD gene encoding cytochrome c oxidase subunit I, producing MTISADTLTASHPQRKWTDYFTFCTDHKVIGIQYLVTSFLFFFIGGSFAEVMRTELATPNPDFVSPEMYNQFMTLHGTIMIFLWIVPAGAAFANYLIPLMIGAEDMAFPRLNAVAFWLTPPGGVLLIASFFVGAPQSGWTSYPPLSLISGKWGEEIWILSVLLVGTSSILGAINFVTTILKMRIPDMDLHSMPLFCWAMLATSSLILLSTPVLAAALILLSFDLIAGTSFFNPTGGGDPVVYQHLFWFYSHPAVYIMILPFFGVISEVIPVHARKPIFGYRAIAYSSLAISFLGLIVWAHHMFTSGTPGWLRMFFMATTMLIAVPTGIKIFSWCGTLWGGKINLNSAMLFAIGFLASFLMGGLTGIMVASVPFDIHVHDTYFVVGHFHYVLFGGSALALFSGFYHWFPKMTGRMINENLGRLHFVLTFIGLNLTFLPMHQLGLLGMNRRIALYDVQFQPLNLVCTVGAYIMAVSTVPLVINVAWSLFKGEKAARNPWRALTLEWQTASPPIIENFEEEPVLWSGPYDFGIDSESLDEEDSVEEMLANVVAESR from the coding sequence ATGACCATCTCTGCTGATACCTTGACGGCGAGTCATCCCCAACGAAAATGGACAGATTACTTTACCTTTTGTACAGACCATAAAGTAATTGGTATTCAATATCTCGTTACCTCGTTTCTATTTTTCTTTATTGGCGGTTCCTTTGCGGAAGTGATGCGAACCGAATTGGCCACTCCCAACCCCGATTTTGTCTCGCCAGAGATGTATAACCAGTTCATGACTCTGCATGGGACGATCATGATCTTTCTCTGGATTGTACCGGCCGGAGCCGCCTTTGCTAATTATCTGATTCCCCTGATGATTGGGGCCGAAGATATGGCTTTTCCCCGTCTCAACGCTGTCGCTTTTTGGTTAACCCCTCCAGGCGGCGTTTTATTAATTGCCAGTTTTTTTGTGGGTGCGCCCCAATCTGGTTGGACTTCCTATCCTCCCCTCAGTTTAATTAGTGGTAAATGGGGAGAGGAAATCTGGATTTTGAGTGTCTTATTGGTGGGAACCTCTTCGATTTTGGGGGCCATTAATTTTGTCACCACCATTTTAAAAATGCGAATTCCTGATATGGATTTGCACAGTATGCCCCTTTTCTGTTGGGCGATGTTAGCAACTTCTTCTTTGATTTTGCTTTCTACCCCCGTTTTAGCGGCCGCTTTAATTCTGCTTTCCTTTGATCTAATTGCGGGAACCAGTTTCTTTAATCCGACTGGAGGCGGTGATCCTGTTGTTTATCAGCATTTGTTTTGGTTCTATTCCCATCCGGCGGTTTACATTATGATTCTGCCGTTCTTTGGGGTCATTTCTGAGGTGATTCCGGTTCATGCCCGTAAACCTATTTTTGGCTATCGGGCGATCGCCTATTCCAGTCTAGCCATTAGTTTTCTGGGTTTAATTGTTTGGGCCCACCATATGTTTACCAGTGGAACACCTGGTTGGCTGCGGATGTTCTTTATGGCCACCACTATGCTGATCGCAGTACCAACGGGAATCAAAATCTTTAGCTGGTGCGGAACTCTCTGGGGCGGCAAGATTAACCTCAATTCGGCCATGCTTTTTGCGATCGGCTTCTTAGCATCGTTCTTAATGGGAGGACTGACCGGCATCATGGTGGCCTCAGTGCCCTTTGATATTCATGTCCATGACACTTATTTTGTCGTCGGCCATTTCCATTACGTGCTTTTTGGGGGTAGTGCCCTAGCTTTATTCTCTGGCTTTTATCATTGGTTTCCCAAGATGACAGGGCGAATGATCAATGAAAACTTAGGTCGTCTGCATTTTGTTCTGACCTTTATTGGCTTAAATCTGACCTTTCTGCCCATGCACCAATTGGGGTTATTGGGAATGAATCGCCGTATTGCCCTTTATGATGTGCAATTCCAACCCCTCAATCTGGTTTGCACTGTCGGGGCTTACATCATGGCCGTTTCCACTGTCCCTCTCGTCATCAATGTGGCCTGGAGTTTATTTAAGGGAGAAAAAGCAGCCCGTAATCCCTGGCGTGCCTTAACCCTGGAATGGCAAACCGCCTCTCCTCCCATTATCGAAAACTTTGAGGAGGAACCAGTACTCTGGTCTGGCCCCTACGATTTCGGCATTGACTCGGAAAGTCTAGACGAGGAAGACTCCGTAGAGGAAATGCTGGCGAATGTGGTCGCAGAATCTCGCTAA
- a CDS encoding heme-copper oxidase subunit III, which yields MQGSITPTNLTAYTQAEVATHHGHPDYRMFGMVMFLVAESAIFLGLFTAYLIYRSMSPIWPPEGTPERELLLPAINSVILIASSFVMHQGQTAIRKNDTKGLQLWLGITALMGAIFLSGQLYEYFHLEMGLTTNLFSSCFYVLTGFHGLHVTFGLMLILSVLWRSRTAGHYSSHSHFGVEAAELYWHFVDVIWVILFILVYLL from the coding sequence ATGCAAGGTTCTATTACGCCAACCAATTTAACGGCCTATACCCAGGCCGAAGTCGCAACCCATCATGGTCATCCCGATTATCGAATGTTTGGGATGGTGATGTTCCTCGTGGCAGAAAGTGCCATTTTTCTGGGGCTTTTTACCGCTTACTTGATTTATCGCAGTATGTCTCCGATTTGGCCGCCGGAAGGAACACCGGAGCGGGAATTACTCTTACCGGCGATTAACAGTGTCATCCTGATTGCCAGTAGTTTTGTCATGCACCAGGGTCAAACGGCCATTCGGAAGAATGATACAAAAGGGCTGCAATTGTGGTTAGGCATCACGGCTCTCATGGGCGCGATTTTTCTCTCTGGACAGTTGTATGAATATTTCCATTTAGAAATGGGCTTAACGACTAATCTGTTTTCCAGTTGTTTTTACGTGTTAACGGGATTTCATGGTTTGCACGTTACCTTTGGCTTAATGCTGATTCTCTCAGTCCTTTGGCGATCGCGGACGGCAGGCCATTATTCTAGCCACTCCCATTTTGGGGTAGAAGCAGCAGAACTTTATTGGCACTTTGTCGATGTCATTTGGGTAATCCTATTTATCCTGGTTTATTTGCTCTAG